One Tolypothrix sp. NIES-4075 genomic region harbors:
- a CDS encoding alpha/beta hydrolase — translation MVAQTNSPAAKILEVADDPRLSSGVKEFLKVLNSGGVPLETLPPLEARQVLVDAQASVPVDLSGIEESEKTITADGYSITLNIVRPEGVKDTLPVFIFIHGGGWILGDYPTHKRMVRDLVVLSGFAGVFVNYTRTPDAQYPQAINEIYAATKWVAEHGEEIGVDGKNLAVVGNSVGGNMTAVTTLKAKENGGPHIKLHIMMWPIVDADFETNSYHQFGDKRYLTVPTMKWMYDMYIPDPEKRKDIYASPLQATVEQLKGLPPALIVVAESDILHDEGTAYGRKLDEAGVEVTTVQYNGMIHDFGLLNGLADLPQVRSLFVQAAAQLKKHLQ, via the coding sequence ATGGTTGCTCAAACAAACTCGCCAGCAGCAAAAATTTTGGAAGTTGCAGACGATCCACGTCTTTCCAGTGGGGTGAAGGAATTTTTAAAAGTGCTGAATTCAGGAGGTGTACCGTTAGAGACATTACCTCCACTCGAAGCACGTCAAGTACTTGTGGATGCACAAGCTTCTGTTCCAGTAGACCTTTCAGGCATTGAAGAGTCTGAGAAGACAATTACTGCTGACGGTTATTCGATTACGCTCAACATCGTGCGACCGGAAGGAGTCAAAGACACATTGCCTGTTTTCATCTTTATTCATGGTGGGGGTTGGATACTGGGTGATTACCCAACACATAAGCGCATGGTGCGCGATCTGGTTGTGCTTTCAGGGTTTGCAGGGGTCTTTGTCAACTACACGCGCACCCCAGATGCCCAGTATCCCCAGGCGATCAATGAGATTTATGCTGCGACCAAATGGGTTGCCGAGCATGGTGAGGAGATTGGGGTGGATGGCAAGAATCTGGCAGTGGTCGGCAACAGTGTCGGCGGAAATATGACAGCAGTCACTACTTTGAAGGCGAAAGAAAACGGAGGGCCACACATTAAGCTACATATCATGATGTGGCCGATCGTCGATGCCGATTTTGAAACGAATTCTTATCATCAATTCGGCGACAAACGGTATTTAACCGTACCCACGATGAAGTGGATGTATGATATGTACATCCCTGACCCAGAAAAGCGCAAAGACATCTACGCATCTCCCCTACAAGCGACGGTTGAGCAACTCAAAGGCTTGCCTCCAGCATTAATTGTGGTTGCAGAGAGCGATATTTTGCATGACGAAGGCACAGCCTACGGACGCAAGCTCGATGAAGCTGGGGTAGAGGTGACAACAGTGCAGTACAACGGTATGATTCATGACTTTGGACTGCTCAATGGTTTAGCCGATCTGCCACAAGTCCGCTCTCTGTTTGTTCAAGCTGCTGCCCAATTGAAGAAACATCTGCAATAG